taaCAAAATATGACACGCCAAACAGTGACTGGTGGAGACAAAAAAATTGTGACAGAAAACATGCACTAATATAAACTTTGATTAGGCTGAATTTAGAGATTTCCGGTAAAATCGGACGGACTGCCGAtactatcggccgataaatgctttaaaataaagtatcggaaattatcggtatcagtttcaaaaagtaaaatttatgactttttaaaacgccgctgtacggagtggtacaagGACTtatggagaagtacagagtgccaataaactttaaaggcactgcctttgcgtgccagtccAATCACATATTACCTACGACTTTTcagacacacaagtgaatgcaaagcatacttggtcaacagccatacaggtcacactaggggtggccgtataaacaacattaacactgttacaaatgtgcgccacactgtgaacccacaccaaacaagaatgacaaactaatttcgggagaacgtccgcaccataacacaacataaacacgacggaacaaatacccagaataccttgcagcactaactcttccgggacgctacaatagacaccccccgctaccccctatcCCCCGCTCCCATTTCAACCCCCTTCCAAcccaacctcaacctcctcatgctctctcagcgaGAGCATGtcttggtgttcttgggatgcaatttaGTATTctgtttcctccaaacacgacgagttgagtttataccaaaatggatacatggatgatacgggagaggattgggagaatgccatgtggtcagatgaaaccaaaatagaactttttggtataaactcaactcgtggtgtttggaggaagaagaatactgagttgcatcccaagaacaccatacctactgtgatgcatgcgggtggaaacatcattctttggggcttttttttttgctaaggggacaggacgattgatccgtgttaaggaaaggatgaatggggccatgtatcgtgagattttgagccaaaacctccttccatcagtgagagctttgaatggttgaccaaatacttattttccaccataatttactaatgaattcttaaaattcctacaatgtcaattcctggatttttttttcacattctgactctcaccattgaagtgtacctatgatgaaaattacagatctcttgtcatcattttaagtgggagaacttgcacaatcggtggctgactaaatacttttttgccacactgtataAACCTTTAGTGGTTGCAATAAGAGAAGAGCATTAAGCAGAAAGCACatcaataaagttaaagttaaattaccaatgattgtcacacacacactaggtgtggtgaaatttgtcctatgcatttgacccatccccttgttcacccccatagaggtgaggggagcagtgggcagcagcggtgccacgcccgggaatcatttttggtgatttaacccccaattcccacccttgatgctgagtgccaagcagggaggtactgggtcctattgttatagtctttggtatgactcggccgggttttgaactcacaactaggtactaggccactgagtaggtaatcaTAAGGATTActgattttcataataatgaaagtAGTGTTTTTATCAGGTATTCAATCCTTTGCTACACCACGTAAATATTGCcatgttttgaacgttatttttattttttcatgcgGCTGTAACTAACAAACTATGATATCAGACTAGCAAGAAACTGACTTTACTAATTTTCTGCATTTTATGACTGGACAGCTGATCTACTCTTCAAAATGTACATTCGCCATGTTCAgaatgttgctttttattttagaAAATGCTCGTCATGACGACCAACTAACACAACTTGTTTACATATTGTTGCTTCTAAATACTGTACGTTTTATAGCTTAGTATCTGTCTAATAGAGGTGTGTTAAATAATCGATTTTTTAGATGCATCACAATTCGGACATAGACAATTTTGATATTGATAAATAAACGtcaataatctatttatttattgtaaataaagtaatgcagagaGTTATAgcatttggctgactgcagcaaGCCACCTCCTTGAGACATCCGACCAGCTCTTTTGTTCCGGTTTTACACACACTTCCATTAATGTTATAAATGTCATGGGAATTTCTTATTGAAAATgcagtttttaaaagttgcaaaatGATAAAGGCTTATTTagtgaaatgaaaataaatgGAAAACTGCATGAATGTACATAAATCAATGATGCATccataattgatttttaatcgaatcgtaagGTGGCCAAATATTCCCACCTCTACTGTCTAAAAACTGTGTAATGTAGTACATAGTAATGTAGTATGTTTACTACCTAGGTCACAGCCACTAAGTCGCTTGATGTAATGACGTAGTGGGAAACGAGTGGCGTCTCATTTCTTATGGCGTGTTTTCCATCACTAGGACTTTGGTGGGCTCTGTTTCAAAGGGTGAGGGTTAGGGGTAAAATGAAAACTGCACTATTTTACGAATTTTGCTTATCATCCATAATCCATAtgtgatttttaaaaaacaacaatgtaTTTCTCTTTTCTGTGCTTTCTAGATAGTTAAAAATCACTAGGATTAGGCAGTTATCAATGCAGGAACGTTCACTTCGAAAGcgctcttcaaaaaaaaaaaaggccaacaaCACTTGTTGTGACCTGCTTCTTAAGCAAGGTAGGCAACAGTgctattgtaagagcaaacagagaggaactacttttctctTGTCGGGCTACTGTCAAGAATAGAGAGGTACAGTAATGCTAGCTATTGAAGTTGCTGCTGAAAAACCTTTGAGTTCGTAAGTttatagatgtccgataatgacttttttgccgatatccgatattgtccaaatcttgattaccgattccgatatcaaccgataccaatatatacagtcgtggaattaacacattattttgcctaattgtgttgtgatgccccgctggatgcaacaaacaatgtaacaaggttttccaaaataaatcaactaaagttatggaaaaaaatgccagcatggaactgccgtatttattattgaagtcacaaagtgcattattttttttaacatgcctcaaaacagcagcttgtaatttgggacacgctctccctgagagagcatgtggaggttgaggtgggcagggttggagggggtggggttgtatattgtaacatccgggaagagttagtgctgcaagggtttctgggtatttgttctgttgtgtttatgttgtgttacggtgccgatgttcgcccgaaatgtgtttgtcattattgtttggtgtgggttcacagtgtggcgcatatttctaacagtgttaaagttgtttatacggccaccctcagtgtgacctgtatggttgttgaccaagtatgtcttgcattcacttgtgtgtgtgaaaagccgtagatattatgtgattagaccagcacgcaaaggcagtgcctgtaaggtttattggcgctctgtacttctccctacgtccgtgtaccactttgtacagcagcgttttaaaaagtcatacattttactttttgaaacagataccgataatttgcgatattacattttaaagcaattattggccgatgatatcggcagtcccatattatcggacatctctattaaaaCCCAATAATTTAACACGCTACCAGTTAAACATACGGACGGACTGAATCAGTGGAAATACTGGCTCTTAACTCGACAACATTGCTAGGATGATCATTGTATCCTCACATAATTTTTCATCTGAGTAGTGAGGGCTATGCTGAATTTACCAGCTAAACGGGGAGCACAGGTtgtgtgctgaaagatacaacaatcccatcagtcggcatcccaggaGGAGTGGACATTATTAAAGGTGTACCGTACCGATATTGATAAAAATATCGGGTTGATATAAGCAAACAACAAATATCAGACTGTATATCGGCTTGGTATTATCAAAAATCCGATACAGCCGGTCCTTAAGCACATTTACtagtgcaaagctggacagccagtaaacatctaaatgtcctcaaaAGAAACACACGTGGTTGGTCTTCtgttgtattttagtcaagttatttacaaaaggtaaacatggaggGCCAAGGCTACCAGGGGGCTAGCTGCTACAAAACAGTTAAACAAATAAATAGCACACAGGCTAAACATACTTAATAAGTGTTCTTGATTGAACAATATTGTCTAAAACAAGAcgtgtcaatacaaacaagtatcaaataattatagttgcatattatttCCACATACAAAGTCTCAGATGCAGATGCGTATtataaagtatccagtaacaaaccgGACCGCATGCGTTAATGAATTGTTGTGGTcactaggtgtcgccaaaaaaCAATTATCACGCCACATTAACATAAAGAAAGCATaagtctatccattttctaccacttattaactttggggtcgctggtgcctatctcagctacaatcgggcggaaggcggtgtacaccctggacaagtcgccacctcatcgcagggccaacacagatagataaacattcacactcacattcacacactagggccaatttagtgttgccaatcaagctatccccaggtgcatgtctttggaagtgggagaccATTTTTAATAAATTGGTtcatgttttttaatgttgacTATTGTTCTCTGTTTGTCAAAATggacttgatcaagccttttctaacattctacacaacaaaataataaaagtacatGTGATTCGTGCTGATATTGTATCGGCTCAAGACTGGGATTAGCCAATACTCAAAGCTCCAATATCTGCATCGGAAGTGAAATAGTTGTATTGGGACACCCTTATTTGTTATGTTCTTATTTTGACAATGAAACGTTTAGCATTAAGCAATAGAGCTACAGGAAGCTTGAGTGTTTCTACTTAACAGACCACCTTCTAAAACTTGTGGCTTATCCTATGTGTATTCAGGTTGCGGTTGACGGATGTAGCGTTTGTTGCTCTGCGCTCTGTGAAATCATTGGCTCAAAAAAGAAGTTgccttaaaatgaccaaaatatggttATCATGTTTTTAACCATGTTTCTACAAGATGAATATAAAATATTGGAGGTTTTTTAGAGAGAGATTTATAAGCAGAATAGCTGAGTTTCCATTACCTTTATTTTAGGTCGCCTCGTGATAGCAGTTTTTACTATTTGGAACACAGAACAATGAAACGTGTGCAATTGGGATTCAGACCTACTGTGGAGTCTGTTACTTTGTGTGGTGCAAAACAAATATACAGTCAAGTGTAAAGTGGCTGTTCTTAGATATTCATTAGtagaatactttaaaaaataaaataaaatgacattcATGAAGATGATATGCAAGATCATCGTGGCTAAATTTTTAATGATTAGATAAACATTTTACTCACTGTGGGTTTCTCCTCCTTTGAAGAGGCGAAATCTTCTGCTGTATCCTCTTCGCCAGCAGTGGGCGCAGGAGTTGACATCTCAGCGTTTTCCAATGAGTCAACTTTTACTTCATTCTTGTTCAAAATGTGCGAAAAAGATACATTTCAGTGTATGCATTCCTTCGACATTCAACTTTATGGAATTTTACAAATGATTAATAACTAAAGAGAAGAAATGTCAGTGGAATGAATCAATCGGATTACTCACCGTTGTATCAAATTCTGCCAAGAATGGTGGGCCAGTAGCATCCGTCTGAGTGCATGTTTGAAATTAAACCGGAAGAATTTCAAATGGTAATAAAAACTAAGTTAGACGTGCATTTTGGTCTAAAAGGAGCAGAGGAAATGCAATTAGGAAGTTACAGGGAAAAGAGGAACATGCTTAAGAGATCACCTGTAAAAAATAAATCCCATCAAATGCTAGAGCCAACCTAAATCAAATGTCAGAAACAGAAATTCCTAAGAGGAGAAGGTGATGTAGGGGTGTTCTCAGAGGAAGCAAGCACAATAAAGGGCTGGAGTGGAATCAGCTTTGGAGTCATTGGGTGGGTTCAACTGACGTCTACTTGCTGCCAATCTACCACACTAAAAATAGGACCATGTACCTCTTCCTTTTCTTTAGCTACATCTTGGTACAACTTTCCAAATCTCAGGTTTGCAGCCTCGTCTTCGGATATGTCGGAACTTTCTGGTTCCTTGCGGATTTTGGGAACATTCACATCTTGAACTTCTGTGGTTGATGTTGGGTGTTTGATAGAAGGATCAAAGCCGCTGGTCTTGCTAACTTGCTTCCAGGATACATTAGCATCCACCACAGGGTCTGGAGCTGCTGAAGGGACACTGTTGGGGAAAGGATTCCACCCGCCTCCTCCATCTCCGGAGTCCACAAAACAGTTATCTCCTGAGCTGTCTAATTTAAAACAATCTGACTTTTCTCCAATCTGTGTTTCGGCAAATGGATCCGAATCAAACGCCACTCCTCCGATCTGTGTTTCGGCAAAAGGATCCAAATCAAACGCCCCTCCTTCAATATGTGTTTCGGCAAAAGGATCAGAATCAAACGCCCCGCCTCCAGGCTGTGTTTCGGCAAAAGGATCAGAATCAAACGCCCCTCCTCCAATCTGTGTTTCGGCAAAAGGATCAGAATCAAACGCCCCTCCTCCAATCTGTGTTTCCGCAAAATGATCACAATCAAATGCCCCTCCTCCAATCTGTGTTTCGGCGAAAGGATCTGAATCAAACGCCCCTCCTCCAATCTGTATTTCGGCAAAAGGATCAGAATCCAACGCACTTTGTTTCTGTGCTTCCGCAAAAGGATCAGAATCAAACGCTCCTCCTCCAATTTGTGTTTCGGCAAAAGGATCAGAATCAAACGCACTCTGTCCCTGTGTTTCGGCAAATGGATCAGAATCATACGCATCACCTCCCTGTGTTTTGGCAAAAGGATCTGAATTAAACGCCCCCCCTACCTGCATTTCGGTAAGGTTTAGTGAATTAAAAGTATCCTCTCTCCGTGTTTCAGTTATATTTAGTGAATCAAACGTGTCCTCCCCCGGTGTTTTGGCAAAAGGATCAGAATCAAACGCACCTCCTCCCTGTGTTTCAGCAAAACAATCTGAATCCAGTGCCCCCACTCCCTGTGTTTCAGTTAGATTGGGCGAATCAAATTCTTCGCCTCCCTGTTTTTCGGCTAAATGATCAGTTTGAAATGCCCACCCTCCCTGTGTTTCAGCAAAAGGACCAGAATCAAACACACCCTCTCCATGTGTTTCGGCAATATGATCAGAATCAAACACTCCTCCTCCTTGTGTTTCATTTGGGTTTGGTGAATCCACTGACATTAAATGtgcttgttttgtattttgttctTCTGCATGTTTCTTATTTTTCTTTGTTTCAGCACTGCTTCTACTTTCTGTGACATTCTCATCTTCTCCTTCTGCAGTTCTAACAGTAGCGATGTCTTCTCGTGAAGGCTCATCATCTGCACTTGCCCAGCCTCCTGCCTGAACTCCATCTCCCCATTCTTCAGCAGTTTCATATTCAGATCCGGAGCCATCGGGAGACCTGGACCACTTCAGTTGTCCGGAGCAGTCCTCAATCTGTTCACCATATTCATTAGTAAAAATGAGCCCAGGGGTAGATTTCCTGCGGTCTCCCTCCCCTGATGTATTTCTCTCTAAGACTGTCTGACCTATTTCAGTTTCATCATCAGCACCATAGAGATGTTTGGTATTTGTTTGAGAAGGGTCTTCCCAGCTGCTAACCTCATCCTCAGCTGCTTCACTGTCCTGAAGTGGAGGAGAAGGTGTGGTTCTATCTCCAGGCAGTTGTGGACCGTCTCCTGTGGCCCAATGAGGATCTTCCGCTTGATCGCCACTCTCTGCCCCTTCAGTAGCACTTTCTGCCCTTTCAGGAGCACTCTCTGCCCTTTCAGGAGCACTCTCTGCCCCTTCAGGAGCACTCTCTGCCCCTTCAGGAGCAGCAGTGTCCTCAGCAGTCTCCTCAGCTCCTGCAGCAGTCTCTCCATTGGCTGAAGCAAAGTCAGCTGACCAGTCTGCGACAAATCCGCTTTCTTCAGCCTGACAGGACAAATGGAATCGTTTAGGGTTCAAGTTTGACGAAGCTAAGAATTACGCTTGAAATGTGTGACTATGTTTCTAATTGTGTTTGTGGCCTATTTACAGTGAATGCTGGGTAATAATCTtaaatatttataattttttcattttttttcaattcatatttacattgtttcttttgGAGAAATTTGCGTCAATATACAAACTATTGTATTTACAAACGCGGTTCAATAACTAATTCAATTTGGTAATCGAGATTCCACTGTACAACAAAAGAGTATACATTGGAAGAGATTTGTACTTACAGTCTTGGACGGCTGCgccttgaaaaaaataaataagagggATTTTAGAATGCCGTTTATGGCGGCCAGCCTAagacacacctgtgcaataatgtTGTCTAATCAGCATCATggtatgccacacctgtgaggcgCATTGACTATCTCAGCAAATGAGAAAAGTGCTCACACACACAGACTTAGATTTGTCAACAATATTTGAATATAGGATGTTTGTGTACATAAAACAACCTTTCATGAGAAGGGagcaaaaataaaagttttgtgttCATAATATTGTTGATTGTAATATCACGTTTTGATTGACATATGCAGATAAACGTCTACATCATAAATCAAAGGGTACTCACCGACCACGTATCCCAAGGCACTGCAGTCTAGGGATACACACAAGTAATGTTACCACTTCATGTACCATTCCaatcaataagactataatagatAGGATAATTATGATGATAAATATGGAGAGGATCATTAGAAGGATGCTCAATAAGGAACAGCTCTCTAAGGCGGACAAAATATAAGATGATCTTTAACAGTCCCACAGGGACGACACTAATGACTAACCATTAACCTTACTCAATTGCGTCCTTATCCTCTTGACTGACTCAAccacttttcaaaacaaaatagTCAGGTTTATTTGAAGATATGATTATTGAAAACCTGATTTAAGGTGTGGTTCAAAATCAAAGTCAAACAATaacatgcacacaacacacaGGCTAAAATACAAACATACAATAAATCCATGCCACTTATTGCTTCATCCGATAGGTTCTGATTACGAGCACAACGTGCTAACCTGCGGTATTGGTGACACACTTTCATCTGCCTGGAAGGCGTCAAAGTCCAGATCGAGAAGAGATTCTCCAGGCCGCTCATTGGGCTGTGGACAAGGCGTGA
The DNA window shown above is from Nerophis ophidion isolate RoL-2023_Sa linkage group LG14, RoL_Noph_v1.0, whole genome shotgun sequence and carries:
- the amph gene encoding amphiphysin isoform X2, which codes for MADIKTGIFAKNVQKRLNRAQEKVLQKLGKADETKDEQFEQVVVNFRRQESEGSRLQREMKAYMSAIKGMQQASINLTQSLHEVYEPDWHGKDDVMTIGKDCDALWESFHNKLIDSTLLNLDAYLLQFPDLKTRVAKRSRKLIDFDSARHHVETLQASGMKNDRKLLKADEELRKAQRVFDDLNVGLQDELPTLWDSRVGFYISTFKSVTSLEARFHREISLVCKQLYEVMMQLSEQHADKMFTIQGAPSDSGPLRLARTPSPPEEESPPESPDASYNHMLRPVSPGPPRPKSPVQGPPVPPPPKATPSKEVVEEQIIDLFGGEFLPAPSPSQPNERPGESLLDLDFDAFQADESVSPIPQTAVPWDTWSAQPSKTAEESGFVADWSADFASANGETAAGAEETAEDTAAPEGAESAPEGAESAPERAESAPERAESATEGAESGDQAEDPHWATGDGPQLPGDRTTPSPPLQDSEAAEDEVSSWEDPSQTNTKHLYGADDETEIGQTVLERNTSGEGDRRKSTPGLIFTNEYGEQIEDCSGQLKWSRSPDGSGSEYETAEEWGDGVQAGGWASADDEPSREDIATVRTAEGEDENVTESRSSAETKKNKKHAEEQNTKQAHLMSVDSPNPNETQGGGVFDSDHIAETHGEGVFDSGPFAETQGGWAFQTDHLAEKQGGEEFDSPNLTETQGVGALDSDCFAETQGGGAFDSDPFAKTPGEDTFDSLNITETRREDTFNSLNLTEMQVGGAFNSDPFAKTQGGDAYDSDPFAETQGQSAFDSDPFAETQIGGGAFDSDPFAEAQKQSALDSDPFAEIQIGGGAFDSDPFAETQIGGGAFDCDHFAETQIGGGAFDSDPFAETQIGGGAFDSDPFAETQPGGGAFDSDPFAETHIEGGAFDLDPFAETQIGGVAFDSDPFAETQIGEKSDCFKLDSSGDNCFVDSGDGGGGWNPFPNSVPSAAPDPVVDANVSWKQVSKTSGFDPSIKHPTSTTEVQDVNVPKIRKEPESSDISEDEAANLRFGKLYQDVAKEKEETDATGPPFLAEFDTTNEVKVDSLENAEMSTPAPTAGEEDTAEDFASSKEEKPTEPASCLEEKTESPLDETSETMPIPSVVIEPASSNEGDDDRDADIISPSAISDNGVAADKPSIKPMGSSVGIDGLPDDFLYKVETMHDFEAANCDELDLKQGDVVLVVPTASVEDQEAGWLTGFKESDWKMLGSGAQKGLFPENFTQRLE
- the amph gene encoding amphiphysin isoform X1 encodes the protein MADIKTGIFAKNVQKRLNRAQEKVLQKLGKADETKDEQFEQVVVNFRRQESEGSRLQREMKAYMSAIKGMQQASINLTQSLHEVYEPDWHGKDDVMTIGKDCDALWESFHNKLIDSTLLNLDAYLLQFPDLKTRVAKRSRKLIDFDSARHHVETLQASGMKNDRKLLKADEELRKAQRVFDDLNVGLQDELPTLWDSRVGFYISTFKSVTSLEARFHREISLVCKQLYEVMMQLSEQHADKMFTIQGAPSDSGPLRLARTPSPPEEESPPESPDASYNHMLRPVSPGPPRPKSPVQLKKGPPVPPPPKATPSKEVVEEQIIDLFGGEFLPAPSPSQPNERPGESLLDLDFDAFQADESVSPIPQTAVPWDTWSAQPSKTAEESGFVADWSADFASANGETAAGAEETAEDTAAPEGAESAPEGAESAPERAESAPERAESATEGAESGDQAEDPHWATGDGPQLPGDRTTPSPPLQDSEAAEDEVSSWEDPSQTNTKHLYGADDETEIGQTVLERNTSGEGDRRKSTPGLIFTNEYGEQIEDCSGQLKWSRSPDGSGSEYETAEEWGDGVQAGGWASADDEPSREDIATVRTAEGEDENVTESRSSAETKKNKKHAEEQNTKQAHLMSVDSPNPNETQGGGVFDSDHIAETHGEGVFDSGPFAETQGGWAFQTDHLAEKQGGEEFDSPNLTETQGVGALDSDCFAETQGGGAFDSDPFAKTPGEDTFDSLNITETRREDTFNSLNLTEMQVGGAFNSDPFAKTQGGDAYDSDPFAETQGQSAFDSDPFAETQIGGGAFDSDPFAEAQKQSALDSDPFAEIQIGGGAFDSDPFAETQIGGGAFDCDHFAETQIGGGAFDSDPFAETQIGGGAFDSDPFAETQPGGGAFDSDPFAETHIEGGAFDLDPFAETQIGGVAFDSDPFAETQIGEKSDCFKLDSSGDNCFVDSGDGGGGWNPFPNSVPSAAPDPVVDANVSWKQVSKTSGFDPSIKHPTSTTEVQDVNVPKIRKEPESSDISEDEAANLRFGKLYQDVAKEKEETDATGPPFLAEFDTTNEVKVDSLENAEMSTPAPTAGEEDTAEDFASSKEEKPTEPASCLEEKTESPLDETSETMPIPSVVIEPASSNEGDDDRDADIISPSAISDNGVAADKPSIKPMGSSVGIDGLPDDFLYKVETMHDFEAANCDELDLKQGDVVLVVPTASVEDQEAGWLTGFKESDWKMLGSGAQKGLFPENFTQRLE